GGGTATGGGAATCGTTCGGTGAGGCCGAACAGCGGGACGGGTACGAACTGGTTGAATGGGCGGCCCGTCAACCGTGGAGTGACGGCAAGGTCGGGTTGTGGGGGGCGTCCTATATGGCGATCAACCAGATTTTCACCGCCGCCCAACAACCGCCCGGCCTGAAAGCCATTTTTCCGATCGTTCCAATGGCCGATTCGTACCGTGACATTCTGATGTCAGGTGGGTTGGTGAACACCGGGTTCATACCGCTGTGGCTGGGTCTGGTGACCGGTACCAGTTTGCTGCCGCCGACCTATACCCTTGCCGATCCGGTGCGGGGCGCGACCACTCTGTCGGGGCATGCCTCCCAGATCGGCAACTTCCAGACGAGTTCTTTGACGTCAGTCCTGACAGGCGGCGAAATGGCGTATGACGGGCCGGGCAACAAGCTTCGATCACCGATTCGCGTTGTCGATCGGGTGCAGGTTCCCGCTTTTGTAGTTGGCGGGTTGCACGATATTTTCCAACGCGGGGAGCCGCTGTTGTACGAACAGTTGAAAAAGAGGGTGAACGCCAAACTGCTGATCGGCAATTGGACGCACGGGGACTTCGGCAGCGGATTGCCGGCCGACGGAGTGCCAACGCTCAACCAGCTCGCGCTGCGCTGGTTTGACTTCTATCTGAAAGGCATCCAGACGCGCGTTGACCGAATCCCTGCTGTCACGCAGTACGTGTTGGGGAAGGGGCATTTTGAGGTGCAGCCCGACTGGCCCCACCCGCGCATCAACATCCAAAAAATGTATCTGCACGCTAACGGCCAGCTTTCCAGCGAGCAAGCGGCGACGCTGGAGCCGTCAGAGCGGATGCTGCAGCAACCAGTGAACGGAATCTGTTCCGGCAGCGCAAACCAGTGGACAGCCGGCTTGCTCGGGGCCGTACCCTGCACGAAGGACAACCGCTTGACGGAGTTGACCGAATTGACCTACACTACCGCGCCGCTGAAGCGGGACCTGAAGCTGTCCGGTCCGATTGCCGCTGAGGTGTATGTCTCGACGACCGCCAAGGATGCCGTACTGTCCGTCCGGGTCACCGATGTGGCACCCGACGGGGCGTCCACCGAACTGACAGCCGGTTGGCTTGCCACCTCGTTCCGGGCTCTCGATCTGGCGAAAAGCCGGGTGGTCGACGGCGAAATCCTGCAGCCCTGGCATCCGTTTACCAGGGAGTCTGTACTACCGGTGACGCCGGGGGAGATCATGCCACTCAATGTGGAGATTTTCCCCACCAATGCGGTGATTCCGGCCGGCCATCGCCTGCGGGTTGCAATTGGACCAAGCGATTTCCCGCATGCGCTGTCGCCGCTGCCGCAGCTTGCCAACCAGGCTGGCGGGATGGTCCAGATTTGGCACGGTCCTGAATATCCGTCCACCATCCTGTTGCCGGTCGTTCCGGAAAAATAAGGCGAAGCAGCAAACAGGGGAGCCCCGGACAGGGTGCGTCCCCTTTTTTCACGATGGCCACGCGATCTGACAAGC
The nucleotide sequence above comes from Effusibacillus pohliae DSM 22757. Encoded proteins:
- a CDS encoding CocE/NonD family hydrolase: MNRRKMGKWGAVLSVLTGVAALLGPGQTAQAELAGTGIPAATAVAAGAWEAYDRPAQYAVLTETDVKIPMRDGVILAANVYRPNAPGTFPVILTQTPYNKNSPLGAANTFLVERGYAHVVVDVRGTGGSQGVWESFGEAEQRDGYELVEWAARQPWSDGKVGLWGASYMAINQIFTAAQQPPGLKAIFPIVPMADSYRDILMSGGLVNTGFIPLWLGLVTGTSLLPPTYTLADPVRGATTLSGHASQIGNFQTSSLTSVLTGGEMAYDGPGNKLRSPIRVVDRVQVPAFVVGGLHDIFQRGEPLLYEQLKKRVNAKLLIGNWTHGDFGSGLPADGVPTLNQLALRWFDFYLKGIQTRVDRIPAVTQYVLGKGHFEVQPDWPHPRINIQKMYLHANGQLSSEQAATLEPSERMLQQPVNGICSGSANQWTAGLLGAVPCTKDNRLTELTELTYTTAPLKRDLKLSGPIAAEVYVSTTAKDAVLSVRVTDVAPDGASTELTAGWLATSFRALDLAKSRVVDGEILQPWHPFTRESVLPVTPGEIMPLNVEIFPTNAVIPAGHRLRVAIGPSDFPHALSPLPQLANQAGGMVQIWHGPEYPSTILLPVVPEK